One window of the Bubalus bubalis isolate 160015118507 breed Murrah chromosome 8, NDDB_SH_1, whole genome shotgun sequence genome contains the following:
- the LOC102416269 gene encoding GTPase IMAP family member 7 isoform X1 — protein MHTSFRQTPAITGLFSHWSGIRVGPSSQAREQLVTSDQLTTSFCHWWSLGTPEPLDVNMAATPNNALRIVLVGKTGSGKSATANTILGEKVFESKIAAEAVTKTCQKASREWKGRELLVVDTPGLFDTKKSLNTTCREISQCVLASCPGPHAIVLVLRLGRYTQEEQQTVALIKALFGEAAIDYMIILFTRKEELEDQSLSDFLDNADVNLQSLLQECGERCCAISNSKHTNQAEKEAQIQELVELIENMVQNNQGAYFFDAIYKDTVERLRRREEVLKKIYGDQLKGDIQKVEMEYAQEYKNRIQEKERKIKLLKMEYGEKLRYVREEARNSILRDKHDGPMNFLSRISNWFKN, from the exons ATGCACACTTCATTCAGACAGACACCAGCTATAACAGGTCTATTCAGCCATTGGTCAGGCATCCGAGTGGGCCCCTCCTCCCAAGCACGTGAGCAACTGGTAACCAGCGACCAGTTAACAACCTCCTTCTGCCATTG GTGGAGTCTGGGTACCCCAGAGCCTCTTGATGTTAACATGGCTGCCACCCCTAACAACGCTCTGAGGATAGTGCTGGTAGGGAAGACCGGAAGTGGGAAAAGTGCGACTGCAAACACCATCCTTGGGGAAAAAGTATTCGAGTCTAAGATTGCTGCCGAAGCTGTTACCAAAACTTGTCAGAAAGCGTCCCGGGAATGGAAGGGGAGAGAGCTTCTTGTTGTTGACACCCCAGGGCTCTTCGACACCAAAAAGAGCCTGAACACCACCTGCAGGGAAATCAGCCAATGTGTCCTCGCCTCCTGTCCTGGGCCTCATGCCATCGTCTTGGTTCTGAGGTTGGGCCGCTACACACAGGAAGAGCAGCAAACCGTGGCGTTGATCAAGGCTTTGTTTGGGGAAGCAGCCATTGATTATATGATCATCTTATTCACCCgcaaggaggagctggaggaccAGAGCCTGAGCGACTTTTTGGACAACGCGGATGTAAACCTACAAAGCCTCCTCCAGGAGTGTGGAGAGCGCTGCTGTGCCATCAGTAACAGCAAACACACAAACCAGGCTGAGAAGGAAGCTCAGATACAGGAGCTGGTAGAGCTGATAGAGAACATGGTGCAGAACAACCAAGGGGCTTACTTTTTTGATGCCATATACAAGGACACAGTGGAAAGACTGAGGAGGCGGGAAGAAGTCTTGAAGAAAATCTATGGTGATCAATTAAAAGGAGATATCCAAAAAGTGGAAATGGAGTATGCTCAGGAGTACAAGAATAGGAtacaggaaaaagagagaaaaattaagttattaaagATGGAATATGGAGAAAAACTAAGATATGTTAGGGAGGAGGCCCGAAACAGTATCCTCAGAGATAAACATGATGGACCTATGAATTTTCTTTCAAGAATAAGTAATTGGTTTAAGAATTAA
- the LOC102416269 gene encoding GTPase IMAP family member 7 isoform X2: protein MAATPNNALRIVLVGKTGSGKSATANTILGEKVFESKIAAEAVTKTCQKASREWKGRELLVVDTPGLFDTKKSLNTTCREISQCVLASCPGPHAIVLVLRLGRYTQEEQQTVALIKALFGEAAIDYMIILFTRKEELEDQSLSDFLDNADVNLQSLLQECGERCCAISNSKHTNQAEKEAQIQELVELIENMVQNNQGAYFFDAIYKDTVERLRRREEVLKKIYGDQLKGDIQKVEMEYAQEYKNRIQEKERKIKLLKMEYGEKLRYVREEARNSILRDKHDGPMNFLSRISNWFKN from the coding sequence ATGGCTGCCACCCCTAACAACGCTCTGAGGATAGTGCTGGTAGGGAAGACCGGAAGTGGGAAAAGTGCGACTGCAAACACCATCCTTGGGGAAAAAGTATTCGAGTCTAAGATTGCTGCCGAAGCTGTTACCAAAACTTGTCAGAAAGCGTCCCGGGAATGGAAGGGGAGAGAGCTTCTTGTTGTTGACACCCCAGGGCTCTTCGACACCAAAAAGAGCCTGAACACCACCTGCAGGGAAATCAGCCAATGTGTCCTCGCCTCCTGTCCTGGGCCTCATGCCATCGTCTTGGTTCTGAGGTTGGGCCGCTACACACAGGAAGAGCAGCAAACCGTGGCGTTGATCAAGGCTTTGTTTGGGGAAGCAGCCATTGATTATATGATCATCTTATTCACCCgcaaggaggagctggaggaccAGAGCCTGAGCGACTTTTTGGACAACGCGGATGTAAACCTACAAAGCCTCCTCCAGGAGTGTGGAGAGCGCTGCTGTGCCATCAGTAACAGCAAACACACAAACCAGGCTGAGAAGGAAGCTCAGATACAGGAGCTGGTAGAGCTGATAGAGAACATGGTGCAGAACAACCAAGGGGCTTACTTTTTTGATGCCATATACAAGGACACAGTGGAAAGACTGAGGAGGCGGGAAGAAGTCTTGAAGAAAATCTATGGTGATCAATTAAAAGGAGATATCCAAAAAGTGGAAATGGAGTATGCTCAGGAGTACAAGAATAGGAtacaggaaaaagagagaaaaattaagttattaaagATGGAATATGGAGAAAAACTAAGATATGTTAGGGAGGAGGCCCGAAACAGTATCCTCAGAGATAAACATGATGGACCTATGAATTTTCTTTCAAGAATAAGTAATTGGTTTAAGAATTAA